One Thermodesulfovibrionales bacterium DNA segment encodes these proteins:
- the wzy gene encoding O-antigen polysaccharide polymerase Wzy yields the protein MPAIINMDDTLDIIQPFSEIEEAQPAPPVIKKGRRGGLYLFANLIFFVILLSFETYNASPGHDPFAYLLLLFALCSLPTIMVKQSNGPLCLLVVTGPVLFFYYGFNDLASYFLDIPGYYRAPAGGLFTAAELAILLGIGCLFLGYTGGTKLIGRKGQSLLCADWKTANIVALGLLCFTVGVYATWQGQISVAYNQTINMGSSLNASLIVLGRMMEPVAAVLLSYAYLKTRSFRLLLVVLALAAVKLPIGILLNSKEIGVSFIAIFLVTTWLYDGRIPLRWLIVAVVVLVFFFPLAYAYRTVLGEHQLSVSKSLKRSEDLFDKAMKKDSKTGGFAGGIKSIAGRTNLKTQMEMIINRTGHSVKFQGGHTFAELPVFFVPRLIWPGKPTVSVGQLFNREFHVSLDPNTYISTSFIGEMYWNFGWAGIFVGMMCTGVFWGGIGGSAAMGGQATVSRMLILVSAIYLLIIRFETGYTQQNILFMRSAGIILILHIMFKNRGK from the coding sequence ATGCCCGCAATTATAAACATGGACGATACGTTGGATATTATTCAGCCATTTTCTGAGATTGAAGAGGCTCAGCCTGCCCCGCCAGTTATCAAAAAGGGGCGTCGAGGTGGGCTTTACTTATTTGCTAATCTGATCTTCTTTGTTATATTGCTTTCTTTTGAGACGTATAACGCGAGTCCTGGTCATGATCCATTTGCTTACCTTTTGCTGCTCTTTGCACTGTGCAGCCTGCCGACTATTATGGTGAAACAATCCAATGGGCCGCTCTGTCTTCTTGTCGTTACCGGGCCTGTTCTCTTTTTCTACTACGGGTTCAATGACCTCGCGAGCTACTTTCTCGACATCCCCGGATACTACAGGGCTCCTGCGGGCGGGTTGTTCACCGCGGCCGAACTGGCGATCCTTTTGGGAATCGGCTGTCTATTCCTGGGATATACAGGGGGGACTAAATTGATCGGACGAAAAGGCCAGAGCCTCCTTTGCGCCGATTGGAAGACGGCAAACATCGTTGCACTTGGACTTCTTTGCTTCACGGTGGGGGTATATGCCACATGGCAAGGTCAGATTTCGGTTGCATATAATCAAACAATCAATATGGGAAGTTCGCTCAATGCGTCGCTTATTGTACTTGGACGCATGATGGAACCGGTCGCCGCGGTACTTCTTTCATACGCCTATCTGAAGACGAGAAGCTTTAGGCTGTTGCTTGTAGTCTTGGCTCTGGCGGCTGTCAAGCTGCCGATTGGCATACTGCTCAACTCTAAAGAAATCGGCGTTTCCTTCATTGCAATCTTTCTGGTCACGACTTGGCTTTACGACGGACGGATACCTCTTCGCTGGCTGATAGTCGCAGTTGTCGTCCTGGTTTTTTTCTTCCCCCTCGCATATGCCTATCGGACGGTTCTAGGAGAACACCAGTTATCAGTCTCAAAATCGCTGAAAAGGTCTGAGGATCTGTTCGATAAAGCTATGAAAAAGGATAGTAAAACAGGCGGGTTTGCTGGTGGAATCAAGTCTATTGCGGGGCGCACTAATTTGAAGACCCAAATGGAGATGATAATCAATAGGACCGGCCACAGCGTGAAGTTTCAGGGGGGACACACCTTTGCGGAACTACCTGTTTTTTTTGTGCCGAGGCTCATCTGGCCAGGGAAGCCGACGGTGAGCGTAGGGCAGTTGTTCAACCGTGAATTTCATGTATCTTTGGATCCCAATACCTACATCTCGACTTCGTTCATTGGCGAGATGTATTGGAACTTTGGATGGGCCGGCATATTTGTCGGCATGATGTGCACAGGCGTTTTCTGGGGCGGCATAGGAGGCAGTGCAGCCATGGGGGGACAGGCAACGGTCTCGAGGATGCTGATTCTGGTGAGCGCCATCTATCTGCTCATTATACGGTTCGAGACAGGCTATACGCAGCAAAACATACTTTTCATGAGATCGGCGGGGATTATATTGATTCTTCATATCATGTTTAAAAACAGGGGAAAATGA
- a CDS encoding glycosyltransferase family 4 protein — translation MTEKIRVAIVVSHPIQHFIHLYRALAKQPFLDLLVIYCSDIGVRKYFDKGMGVEITWHSDLLSGYKHVFLPEASRINGTGFQSVNNPSISRVLKEFSPHIVKLHGYAQITLLRALFWCRLHGVPVLIWSDSELLRMRKPLKRFLKQLVLRPFFSLFSGFLTVGENNEAYFRNYGVSARRMFRTPFTFDEDAIQKSRENRDSIRKEMRTKLGIPASAFVVLVVGKLVEYKRPGDVIEALRLLKGTRNNGKAVYAVFVGDGVIRDLLEKQCEGARENCRFAGFVNIDELPDYYVMADVLAHVSDVDAHPLCNSEAILSGLPLILSDKVGTIGATDVARPGKNAIVCSCGDTRAVAYAIERLASDKELYDRMKDESLKIAKELNISASVRGFMNAVYSVMR, via the coding sequence GTGACTGAAAAGATACGTGTAGCAATTGTAGTTTCCCATCCTATCCAGCATTTCATCCACTTATACCGTGCTTTGGCCAAACAGCCGTTCCTTGATCTGTTAGTTATTTATTGCTCGGACATAGGCGTCCGGAAATATTTTGATAAAGGCATGGGAGTTGAGATCACCTGGCACTCAGACCTGCTTTCCGGATATAAACATGTTTTTCTCCCAGAAGCCTCGAGAATTAATGGAACGGGCTTTCAATCGGTCAATAATCCAAGCATTTCTCGTGTGCTTAAAGAGTTCTCGCCCCATATCGTGAAGTTGCACGGATATGCGCAGATAACACTTCTTAGGGCTCTGTTCTGGTGCAGACTGCACGGAGTGCCCGTCCTTATCTGGTCGGACAGTGAGTTGCTCAGAATGCGCAAGCCTTTGAAGCGTTTCCTGAAGCAACTTGTCTTGCGGCCGTTCTTTTCCCTTTTCTCCGGCTTCTTGACCGTCGGAGAAAATAATGAAGCGTATTTCAGGAATTATGGCGTTTCTGCACGGCGAATGTTTCGGACCCCTTTTACGTTCGATGAGGACGCCATTCAGAAGTCAAGGGAAAACAGAGACTCGATTCGCAAAGAAATGAGAACGAAGCTTGGGATACCTGCTTCTGCTTTCGTCGTATTAGTTGTCGGCAAATTGGTTGAATACAAGCGTCCCGGAGATGTGATTGAGGCTTTGAGATTGCTGAAGGGTACAAGAAATAATGGGAAAGCGGTTTACGCTGTTTTTGTTGGAGACGGGGTTATCCGGGATTTATTAGAGAAACAGTGCGAGGGAGCACGTGAAAATTGCAGGTTTGCCGGGTTCGTCAATATCGATGAATTACCCGATTATTACGTTATGGCGGACGTTCTCGCACATGTTTCAGATGTCGACGCGCACCCGCTCTGCAACTCAGAGGCGATATTATCAGGCCTTCCTCTTATCTTAAGCGACAAGGTCGGAACCATCGGCGCAACGGATGTCGCTCGTCCCGGCAAGAACGCTATCGTGTGCTCCTGTGGAGACACCCGTGCAGTGGCTTACGCTATCGAGCGCTTGGCCAGCGATAAGGAACTTTATGATCGTATGAAAGATGAGTCTCTGAAGATCGCCAAGGAATTGAACATCTCCGCAAGCGTCAGAGGATTTATGAATGCGGTTTATTCAGTGATGCGATGA
- a CDS encoding glycosyltransferase gives MPAVNYFPDCRMSYPGFDESILCGYDRIFTTKSFHVDYLKDRLGPDKVQFLHHGYMTGVHAPPDLSAPLFNTDILYIGNHSLEKESWLFSVKRRFPRLRIKIFGNRWQNAHCSTILGESVTGGPVYGRDYAAAIHSAKINLGIHMGITDSSGWYDRVSTRTFEIPACKGFMLHVDNEEVRQLFVPGVEIDVFKNIEELFEKIEYYLVRDDIRREMVERAYNRCVPAYSYDARARVIADWLLSEKMAVQ, from the coding sequence GTGCCTGCGGTGAATTATTTCCCCGACTGCCGGATGTCATATCCAGGGTTTGATGAATCAATCCTGTGCGGCTACGACAGGATTTTTACGACAAAGTCTTTCCACGTCGATTACCTAAAAGACAGACTCGGTCCGGATAAGGTCCAGTTCCTGCATCATGGATATATGACCGGTGTGCACGCGCCTCCCGATCTGTCAGCCCCCCTTTTTAATACGGATATCCTTTATATCGGAAACCACTCGCTGGAGAAGGAATCATGGCTCTTTTCAGTCAAGCGGCGATTTCCAAGGCTGAGAATAAAAATATTCGGCAACCGCTGGCAAAATGCTCATTGCAGTACAATTCTTGGAGAATCTGTAACTGGTGGTCCCGTTTACGGTAGGGACTATGCGGCGGCTATCCATTCCGCAAAAATAAATCTTGGAATCCATATGGGCATTACCGATAGCTCGGGATGGTATGACCGTGTGTCTACCAGAACATTCGAAATACCCGCTTGCAAGGGTTTTATGCTCCATGTGGACAATGAGGAAGTCCGGCAGCTCTTTGTGCCGGGAGTCGAGATCGATGTGTTCAAAAATATCGAGGAGTTGTTCGAAAAAATCGAGTACTATCTCGTCCGTGATGATATCAGAAGAGAGATGGTCGAACGGGCATACAACAGGTGCGTGCCTGCCTACAGTTATGACGCAAGGGCGAGGGTAATCGCCGATTGGCTTCTCTCGGAAAAAATGGCGGTCCAGTAA
- a CDS encoding glycosyltransferase has product MVNLRKGRMDIFITIAGIDAASGGPSRSVPSLAHHLGSMDGIDVRLLTCLRTSDARAVGNGKYSIYYYSFNGSQLGIFRAVRRMRKDLSCWVREHAGRAVIHDQGIWLLNNHAAIGVAKRTGIPLVVSPRGMLEPWAINHKAFKKKLAWLLYQRDDLACVDLFHATSQQEAENILELGLRKPVAIIPNGITMPLCREKTRSADGKKTILFLSRIHPKKGLLNLVSAWRQVKGPGWKIVVAGPDERGHKAEVVKAINAAGVQDSFELIGSVDDIVKWDWFFRADIFVLPTFSENFGIVVAEALACGVPVITTTGAPWQELQTHNCGWWIRIGVEPLAEALRSAIALTDEERCEMGKRGRKLVADRYSWTKIGRDMANVYAWVLGDGPKPDFIMKP; this is encoded by the coding sequence ATGGTTAATTTGAGAAAGGGAAGGATGGATATATTTATCACCATAGCGGGGATTGACGCGGCATCCGGAGGACCATCACGGTCTGTGCCGAGTCTTGCGCATCACTTGGGCTCAATGGACGGGATTGACGTCCGCCTGTTGACTTGCCTGCGTACCAGTGACGCGCGGGCCGTGGGTAATGGCAAATATTCAATATATTATTATTCATTTAATGGATCCCAACTCGGCATATTTAGGGCCGTCCGACGAATGCGAAAGGACTTGTCCTGCTGGGTGAGAGAACATGCCGGGAGGGCGGTTATCCACGATCAGGGGATTTGGCTGTTAAATAACCATGCGGCGATCGGGGTAGCAAAAAGGACCGGAATCCCTCTGGTCGTAAGCCCGCGCGGGATGCTTGAGCCGTGGGCAATCAATCATAAGGCATTTAAGAAGAAACTTGCGTGGCTTCTTTACCAGCGGGACGATCTTGCCTGCGTTGACCTCTTTCATGCAACATCGCAACAGGAGGCAGAAAATATTCTGGAGCTCGGGTTACGTAAGCCTGTAGCAATAATCCCCAACGGGATTACAATGCCGCTCTGTCGAGAGAAGACTAGGTCGGCTGATGGGAAGAAGACAATCCTTTTTCTATCACGGATTCATCCTAAGAAAGGTTTGCTTAATCTCGTCAGCGCCTGGCGGCAGGTTAAGGGTCCTGGATGGAAGATTGTAGTCGCCGGCCCCGATGAACGCGGCCATAAAGCAGAGGTAGTGAAGGCTATCAATGCGGCGGGGGTGCAGGACAGTTTCGAGTTGATCGGTTCGGTCGACGATATAGTAAAGTGGGATTGGTTCTTTAGAGCGGATATTTTTGTCCTGCCAACATTTTCTGAAAACTTCGGCATTGTGGTTGCTGAAGCCCTTGCTTGCGGAGTACCCGTTATAACTACTACCGGAGCTCCCTGGCAGGAACTTCAAACGCATAATTGCGGTTGGTGGATACGGATAGGCGTTGAGCCCCTGGCCGAAGCATTGCGGTCAGCGATTGCTTTAACAGATGAGGAGCGCTGCGAAATGGGTAAACGTGGTCGCAAACTGGTTGCCGATCGGTATTCATGGACTAAGATCGGAAGGGACATGGCAAACGTGTACGCCTGGGTCTTGGGCGACGGACCGAAGCCCGATTTCATAATGAAACCGTAA